In a genomic window of Roseiflexus castenholzii DSM 13941:
- a CDS encoding NB-ARC domain-containing protein, whose amino-acid sequence MPDFPEFPDSLKARLAAANVTDAAAVLAMLLDALPSISDMQQLRDLWHMAPAEEEDAFLAAAEQRAAAAEASGDAARAAALRERINVLHAYRAEIAQKGEILRAALERLEAAASDDDLKALWGDVPLELEEPFLQLAEARAAELDQTGDAARAAALRERINVLHAYRAEIAQKGEILRAALERLEAAASDDDLKALWGDVPLELEEPFLQLAEARAAELDQTGDRTAAVRLRERVTMLRQAREAREIARSMVQQALERLEAAATDDEAWQVWLDLPVELEEWFLQNVADRAAELEQNNEPQRAGRLRVAHARMQAERARRHEQNNHPVAQALQAFLQAPTDADATRVFNERRDLLQPFEAQRAFDALAQQAPPDAQPLFEARAALLRSLRGAMPEPRPAPSPALRGEPALRAPESAGARIYINAANAEGGGDAIVVNNIVIERRWTRPRPERLPIDTIERTCALDEVARLLTERGQLAITGGQRTASAAIQGMPGIGKTVLARQLALALDERYPGGVIWEEIGPEITAPEATQPILNRWARYALSVPPHLDDRIAFDAGAVRALFAAQGQPLLVILDNVWSLEGIRWLRSALPDNAHLVITTRLETVMVGLGGGEYVLGLLTPDEARALIALRLGWNDLPPEHHAWADALAQGVDHHALALDIAIRRLRLDARSPGTARWREQIERLLGHIRSGNGFERLALPDGERNQSVEAVLAYSYAQMDDAARARFRALGAFAPEASFGVDAAAALWQCDCDAAEDGLSALANAALLEPGDGDRRWRQHTLLRGYALALLRRDGEHEAAAARHAAFYADAMRAADDAQRFYELLGDYPNLRHAFAWAIENDLDLAQNLINNSANLQRSHGYGRDGLEWAEQALARAVRRGTPAHVARAQGSLGNALQHAATLAGEDRAARLRAALAAYDEALRFSTPATAPLDYAMTQTNRGTVLQDLATLAGEDRAARLRAALAAYDEALRFSTPATAPLDYARTQTNRGTVLQALATLAGEDRAARLRAALAAYDEALRFSTPATAPLDYARTQTNRGTVLQALATLAGEDRAARLRAALAAYDEALRFRTPATAPLDYARTQTNRGTVLQALATLAGEDRAARLRAALAAYDEALRFRTPATAPLDYAMTQTNRGTVLQALATLAGEDRAARLRAALAAYDEALRFSTPATAPLDYARTQTNRGTVLQALATLAGEDRAARLRAALAAYDEALRFSTPATAPLDYAMTQTNRGTVLQDLATLAGEDRAARLRAALAAYDEALRFSTPATAPLDYARTQTNRGTVLQALATLAGEDRAARLRAALAAYDEALRFSTPATAPLDYAMTQTNRGNVLQALATLAGEDRAARLRAALAAYDEALRFSTPATAPLDYAMTQTNRGTVLQALATLAGEDRAARLRAALAAYDEALRFSTPATAPLDYARTQTNRGNVLQALATLAGEDRAARLRAALAAYDEALRFRTPATAPLDYARTQTNRGNVLQDLATLAGEDRAARLRAALAAYDEALRFSTPATAPLDYAMTQGNLLILYQTLANEPGEERATRLLEALRAGWTAFHMFTALQHAEFQQRAIRQLRALRAACGADFDALWSSLDAGPPPAWLSAPDEPDLPQPLVDLLERLAAAGVTDEAGLLAALEADPQLRAALWAPLVQRLLAVSSGEELLDFWRALPAALEEPLAAAAEEFARQAEQAGDAALAQALRERAEGLRAIRAIADQQANPMRQAIQQAWQRYVELVQAAEAAGHDIAAWQAAVAAGEALLAPEFAATPGIDWSAVRQMVSSACNTLGNALHDAGRAAEALAAYDRAIALQPEEAMWRCNRVGALIDLGRHDEAAEELARARALEPDAARLAELEARLRDQP is encoded by the coding sequence ATGCCAGATTTCCCAGAGTTTCCCGACAGCCTCAAAGCCCGCCTCGCCGCTGCCAACGTCACCGACGCCGCTGCTGTCCTGGCAATGCTGCTCGATGCGCTGCCGTCGATTTCCGATATGCAGCAACTCCGCGACCTGTGGCACATGGCGCCGGCGGAGGAAGAAGACGCCTTCCTCGCCGCTGCCGAACAGCGCGCCGCTGCCGCCGAAGCCTCTGGCGACGCGGCGCGCGCCGCAGCCCTGCGCGAACGCATCAACGTGCTGCACGCCTATCGCGCCGAGATTGCGCAGAAGGGCGAAATCCTGCGCGCGGCGCTCGAACGCCTGGAGGCTGCTGCGTCCGATGATGACCTGAAGGCGCTCTGGGGCGATGTGCCGCTCGAATTGGAAGAACCCTTCCTGCAACTCGCCGAAGCGCGCGCCGCTGAACTCGATCAAACCGGCGACGCGGCGCGCGCCGCAGCCCTGCGCGAACGCATCAACGTGCTGCACGCCTATCGCGCCGAGATTGCGCAGAAGGGCGAAATCCTGCGCGCGGCGCTCGAACGCCTGGAGGCTGCCGCGTCCGATGATGACCTGAAGGCGCTCTGGGGCGATGTGCCGCTCGAATTGGAAGAACCCTTCCTGCAACTCGCCGAAGCGCGCGCCGCTGAACTCGATCAAACTGGCGACCGCACAGCCGCCGTGCGCCTGCGCGAGCGAGTAACGATGCTACGCCAGGCGCGCGAAGCGCGTGAGATTGCCAGAAGCATGGTTCAGCAGGCGCTCGAACGCCTGGAGGCTGCCGCAACCGACGACGAAGCCTGGCAGGTCTGGCTCGATCTGCCGGTTGAACTCGAGGAGTGGTTCCTTCAGAACGTTGCTGACCGCGCCGCTGAACTCGAACAGAACAACGAGCCGCAACGCGCCGGACGGCTGCGCGTTGCGCATGCCCGTATGCAGGCGGAACGCGCCCGCCGTCACGAACAGAACAATCACCCTGTCGCCCAGGCATTACAGGCATTCCTTCAAGCTCCGACCGACGCCGACGCCACGCGGGTGTTCAATGAGCGCCGCGATCTGTTGCAGCCCTTCGAGGCGCAGCGCGCGTTCGACGCCCTGGCGCAGCAGGCGCCGCCGGATGCGCAGCCGTTGTTCGAGGCGCGCGCGGCATTGCTGCGCTCCCTGCGCGGCGCCATGCCTGAGCCGCGCCCTGCACCGTCTCCCGCGCTGCGCGGCGAACCCGCGTTGCGCGCGCCGGAGTCGGCAGGCGCGCGCATCTATATCAACGCGGCGAACGCTGAAGGCGGCGGCGATGCAATCGTCGTGAACAACATCGTCATTGAACGGCGCTGGACCCGCCCGCGCCCGGAGCGCCTGCCGATCGACACTATCGAACGCACCTGCGCCCTGGATGAAGTCGCGCGTCTCCTCACCGAGCGTGGTCAACTGGCGATCACCGGCGGGCAGCGCACGGCGTCGGCTGCCATCCAGGGCATGCCCGGCATCGGCAAAACCGTCCTGGCGCGCCAACTGGCGCTGGCGCTCGACGAACGCTACCCCGGCGGCGTGATCTGGGAGGAGATCGGACCGGAGATCACCGCGCCGGAAGCGACGCAGCCCATCCTGAACCGCTGGGCGCGCTATGCGCTGAGCGTGCCGCCGCACCTCGACGACCGCATCGCTTTCGACGCCGGCGCGGTGCGCGCGCTGTTCGCTGCGCAGGGGCAGCCGCTCCTCGTCATCCTCGACAATGTCTGGTCGCTGGAGGGCATTCGCTGGTTGCGCAGCGCGCTGCCGGACAACGCCCATCTCGTGATCACCACCCGCCTGGAGACGGTGATGGTCGGGCTGGGAGGCGGCGAATATGTGCTGGGGCTGCTGACGCCAGACGAAGCGCGCGCGCTGATTGCGCTACGGCTGGGATGGAACGACCTGCCGCCTGAGCATCATGCATGGGCGGATGCGCTGGCGCAGGGAGTCGACCACCATGCCCTGGCGCTGGACATCGCCATCCGTCGCCTGCGCCTCGACGCTCGTTCGCCCGGAACGGCGCGCTGGCGCGAGCAGATAGAACGGCTGCTGGGGCACATACGCAGCGGAAATGGGTTCGAGCGCCTGGCGCTGCCGGACGGCGAGCGCAACCAGAGCGTCGAAGCCGTGCTCGCCTACAGTTACGCGCAGATGGACGACGCGGCGCGCGCGCGCTTCCGTGCGCTCGGCGCCTTCGCGCCGGAAGCGTCGTTCGGCGTTGACGCGGCGGCAGCGCTCTGGCAGTGCGATTGCGACGCGGCGGAGGACGGGCTGAGCGCACTGGCGAACGCTGCGCTGCTGGAACCGGGCGATGGCGACAGGCGCTGGCGCCAGCATACACTGCTGCGCGGCTACGCTCTGGCGTTGTTGCGGCGCGACGGCGAACACGAGGCCGCCGCAGCGCGCCATGCCGCATTCTACGCCGACGCCATGCGCGCCGCCGACGATGCGCAGCGCTTCTATGAACTGCTCGGCGACTATCCGAACCTGCGGCACGCCTTCGCCTGGGCGATTGAGAACGATCTGGACCTGGCGCAGAACCTGATCAATAACAGCGCCAACCTTCAGCGGTCGCACGGGTATGGGCGCGATGGACTGGAGTGGGCGGAACAGGCGCTGGCGCGCGCCGTCCGTCGCGGCACGCCGGCGCATGTCGCGCGCGCGCAGGGATCGCTGGGCAACGCCCTGCAACACGCCGCGACGCTGGCGGGGGAAGACCGCGCCGCGCGGCTGCGCGCAGCGCTCGCCGCCTACGACGAGGCGCTGCGCTTCTCTACCCCCGCCACGGCGCCGCTCGACTACGCTATGACGCAGACCAACCGGGGGACTGTGTTGCAGGACCTGGCGACGCTGGCGGGGGAAGACCGCGCCGCGCGGCTGCGCGCAGCGCTCGCCGCCTACGACGAGGCGCTGCGCTTCTCTACCCCCGCCACGGCGCCGCTCGACTACGCTAGGACGCAGACCAACCGGGGGACTGTGTTGCAGGCCCTGGCGACGCTGGCGGGGGAAGACCGCGCCGCGCGGCTGCGCGCAGCGCTCGCCGCCTACGACGAGGCGCTGCGCTTCTCTACCCCCGCCACGGCGCCGCTCGACTACGCTAGGACGCAGACCAACCGGGGGACTGTGTTGCAGGCCCTGGCGACGCTGGCGGGGGAAGACCGCGCCGCGCGGCTGCGCGCAGCGCTCGCCGCCTACGACGAGGCGCTGCGCTTCAGAACCCCCGCCACGGCGCCGCTCGACTACGCTAGGACGCAGACCAACCGGGGGACTGTGTTGCAGGCCCTGGCGACGCTGGCGGGGGAAGACCGCGCCGCGCGGCTGCGCGCAGCGCTCGCCGCCTACGACGAGGCGCTGCGCTTCAGAACCCCCGCCACGGCGCCGCTCGACTACGCTATGACGCAGACCAACCGGGGGACTGTGTTGCAGGCCCTGGCGACGCTGGCGGGGGAAGACCGCGCCGCGCGGCTGCGCGCAGCGCTCGCCGCCTACGACGAGGCGCTGCGCTTCTCTACCCCCGCCACGGCGCCGCTCGACTACGCTAGGACGCAGACCAACCGGGGGACTGTGTTGCAGGCCCTGGCGACGCTGGCGGGGGAAGACCGCGCCGCGCGGCTGCGCGCAGCGCTCGCCGCCTACGACGAGGCGCTGCGCTTCTCTACCCCCGCCACGGCGCCGCTCGACTACGCTATGACGCAGACCAACCGGGGGACTGTGTTGCAGGACCTGGCGACGCTGGCGGGGGAAGACCGCGCCGCGCGGCTGCGCGCAGCGCTCGCCGCCTACGACGAGGCGCTGCGCTTCTCTACCCCCGCCACGGCGCCGCTCGACTACGCTAGGACGCAGACCAACCGGGGGACTGTGTTGCAGGCCCTGGCGACGCTGGCGGGGGAAGACCGCGCCGCGCGGCTGCGCGCAGCGCTCGCCGCCTACGACGAGGCGCTGCGCTTCTCTACCCCCGCCACGGCGCCGCTCGACTACGCTATGACGCAGACCAACCGGGGGAATGTGTTGCAGGCCCTGGCGACGCTGGCGGGGGAAGACCGCGCCGCGCGGCTGCGCGCAGCGCTCGCCGCCTACGACGAGGCGCTGCGCTTCTCTACCCCCGCCACGGCGCCGCTCGACTACGCTATGACGCAGACCAACCGGGGGACTGTGTTGCAGGCCCTGGCGACGCTGGCGGGGGAAGACCGCGCCGCGCGGCTGCGCGCAGCGCTCGCCGCCTACGACGAGGCGCTGCGCTTCTCTACCCCCGCCACGGCGCCGCTCGACTACGCTAGGACGCAGACCAACCGGGGGAATGTGTTGCAGGCCCTGGCGACGCTGGCGGGGGAAGACCGCGCCGCGCGGCTGCGCGCAGCGCTCGCCGCCTACGACGAGGCGCTGCGCTTCAGAACCCCCGCCACGGCGCCGCTCGACTACGCTAGGACGCAGACCAACCGGGGGAATGTGTTGCAGGACCTGGCGACGCTGGCGGGGGAAGACCGCGCCGCACGGCTGCGCGCAGCGCTCGCCGCCTACGACGAGGCGCTGCGCTTCTCTACCCCCGCCACGGCGCCGCTCGACTACGCTATGACGCAGGGTAATTTGCTGATCCTCTATCAAACCCTGGCGAATGAGCCGGGGGAGGAGCGCGCGACCCGCCTGCTGGAAGCGCTGCGCGCCGGCTGGACGGCGTTCCACATGTTTACGGCATTACAGCACGCTGAATTTCAGCAACGGGCGATACGCCAGCTTCGTGCTCTCCGCGCTGCCTGCGGCGCTGACTTCGACGCGCTGTGGTCGTCGCTGGACGCGGGTCCGCCGCCGGCGTGGCTGAGCGCTCCCGATGAACCGGACCTCCCGCAACCTCTGGTCGATCTGCTGGAGCGCCTGGCTGCCGCTGGCGTAACCGACGAGGCCGGTCTCCTGGCTGCGCTGGAGGCTGACCCACAGTTGCGCGCAGCGCTGTGGGCGCCGCTGGTGCAACGCTTGCTGGCGGTGTCGTCTGGCGAGGAGTTGCTGGACTTCTGGCGCGCATTGCCCGCCGCACTGGAAGAACCGCTGGCTGCCGCCGCCGAGGAATTCGCGCGGCAGGCGGAACAGGCGGGCGATGCGGCGCTGGCGCAGGCGCTGCGCGAGCGGGCTGAAGGGCTGCGCGCGATTCGCGCCATTGCCGACCAGCAGGCAAACCCAATGCGCCAGGCTATCCAGCAGGCGTGGCAGCGTTATGTCGAACTTGTCCAGGCGGCGGAAGCGGCCGGGCATGATATTGCCGCGTGGCAGGCGGCGGTGGCGGCCGGCGAGGCGCTGCTCGCGCCGGAGTTCGCCGCCACGCCGGGGATTGACTGGAGCGCTGTGCGCCAGATGGTTTCGTCCGCCTGTAATACTCTCGGCAACGCGCTCCACGACGCCGGTCGCGCCGCAGAAGCGCTCGCCGCCTACGATCGCGCCATTGCGCTGCAACCGGAGGAAGCGATGTGGCGGTGCAATCGCGTCGGTGCGCTGATCGACCTGGGGCGGCACGACGAGGCGGCGGAAGAACTCGCCCGCGCCCGCGCGCTCGAACCGGACGCCGCGCGCCTGGCGGAACTCGAAGCGCGGCTGAGAGATCAGCCGTGA
- a CDS encoding HEPN domain-containing protein: MSGTTELAKEWIRKGDSDLFNARLVAASTGPYDTGCFHAQQAIEKYLKAFLAFHRHSIPRTHDLEELARLCDAIEPLPELALFDLAALSDFAVQLRYDFTIWPDVRELEDAVRQAEGIRDVIMPRLKIVL; the protein is encoded by the coding sequence ATGAGCGGAACGACTGAGCTTGCAAAAGAGTGGATTCGTAAGGGGGACAGTGATCTGTTCAATGCACGCCTGGTCGCAGCAAGTACAGGTCCGTATGACACCGGCTGTTTCCATGCCCAGCAGGCGATTGAAAAGTACCTCAAAGCGTTTCTGGCATTCCACCGGCATTCCATTCCAAGAACTCACGATCTGGAAGAACTGGCGCGGCTGTGCGACGCCATTGAACCGCTCCCGGAATTGGCATTGTTTGATCTGGCTGCCCTGAGCGATTTTGCCGTACAACTGCGCTATGACTTCACTATCTGGCCCGATGTGCGTGAACTCGAGGACGCCGTTCGCCAGGCGGAAGGCATACGTGATGTGATTATGCCGCGACTCAAGATTGTCCTCTGA
- a CDS encoding nucleotidyltransferase domain-containing protein codes for MMQESEYAYPPVTDALLHEIVRRIRTVSNPIAIILFGSHARGDARPDSDLDILIIEETSLPRHRRGAAYRRALAGVFPAKDIVVRTPAEVQKWADTPNAFITMALREGKVLYERND; via the coding sequence ATGATGCAAGAATCAGAGTACGCTTATCCGCCCGTCACCGATGCGCTGCTCCATGAGATCGTGCGCCGTATACGCACGGTCAGCAATCCGATCGCCATTATTCTGTTCGGGTCGCACGCGCGTGGTGATGCCCGCCCTGATAGCGATCTCGATATTCTGATTATCGAAGAGACCAGCCTGCCGCGTCATCGGCGCGGTGCGGCATACCGTCGCGCGCTTGCGGGCGTGTTCCCCGCCAAAGATATCGTCGTTCGGACTCCGGCGGAAGTGCAGAAATGGGCGGACACGCCGAATGCGTTCATCACGATGGCGCTTCGTGAAGGCAAAGTCTTGTATGAGCGGAACGACTGA
- a CDS encoding CHAT domain-containing protein: MLFNPDPPDETRLYQNSAHAEGGGDARAENQGADATTPLAQARRTYIGSAHAEGGGNATVVNAPTPDPTARPEPATVLAVYASPPGSAPLRWERDARALRDALAPYPDRFRVEILPLATPEDVQRALLRSRPRYLHLFAHGVASGVLLDDGEDGRGWMLPYSLLAEMARHAPGLRCVLLSACDSAFAASVAGSGEPRLIAMRGQVSVDAAIAFAEGFYEAIAANEDTPIDAAFAQGLIRLKLRAPQDADKPLLT; encoded by the coding sequence ATGCTTTTCAACCCTGATCCGCCTGACGAAACGCGGCTTTACCAGAACTCGGCGCACGCCGAAGGCGGCGGCGATGCGCGCGCAGAAAATCAGGGCGCCGACGCCACGACGCCGCTGGCGCAAGCCCGCCGCACCTATATCGGCTCGGCGCATGCCGAAGGCGGCGGCAACGCCACAGTCGTCAATGCGCCAACGCCAGACCCCACAGCGCGCCCTGAACCGGCGACGGTGCTGGCGGTCTACGCCTCCCCTCCTGGCAGCGCGCCACTGCGCTGGGAACGCGATGCGCGCGCGTTGCGCGATGCGCTGGCGCCCTACCCCGACCGCTTTCGCGTCGAGATTCTGCCGCTGGCGACGCCGGAGGACGTGCAACGCGCGTTGCTGCGCTCTCGTCCGCGCTACCTGCACCTCTTCGCCCACGGCGTCGCCTCTGGCGTGCTGCTCGACGACGGCGAGGACGGGCGCGGCTGGATGCTCCCCTACTCGCTGCTTGCGGAGATGGCGCGGCACGCGCCCGGTCTGCGCTGCGTGCTCCTCAGCGCCTGCGACTCAGCCTTCGCTGCAAGCGTCGCCGGCAGCGGCGAACCCCGCCTGATCGCTATGCGCGGGCAGGTCAGCGTCGACGCCGCCATTGCCTTCGCCGAAGGATTTTACGAGGCAATCGCCGCAAACGAGGATACGCCAATTGATGCGGCATTCGCCCAGGGACTGATCCGCCTGAAACTGCGCGCGCCGCAGGATGCCGACAAACCGTTGCTGACGTAA
- a CDS encoding UPF0175 family protein gives MSNERVLTIPYPDDLLLALNESEDAFAEEARLLLAVKLYEMGRISTGMAARLSGMSRVDFLFALGRFGLSPITAEDDDLDEDLRHA, from the coding sequence ATGTCAAACGAGCGCGTACTAACCATTCCTTACCCCGACGATCTCCTCCTGGCACTCAACGAGAGCGAAGACGCCTTTGCGGAAGAGGCGCGACTGCTGCTTGCGGTCAAGCTCTATGAGATGGGGCGGATTTCCACCGGCATGGCCGCCCGCTTGTCCGGTATGAGCCGCGTCGACTTCCTGTTTGCACTCGGTCGCTTCGGGCTTTCTCCGATCACCGCAGAGGACGATGATCTCGATGAGGACCTGAGGCATGCCTGA
- a CDS encoding DUF3368 domain-containing protein encodes MPDRPRLVVTDTTPLIALALIGKLSLLSDLYGEVAAPPTVYAEAIAGAAGRIDAADIRNASCVRVQPLSDPRRADALANLDRGEAEAIALAQEINADLLIIDERLGRRSARHLGLTITGTVGILLKSKALGYIETVHPLLTMLQQRGIYLGDALVRRALEIAGE; translated from the coding sequence ATGCCTGACAGACCGCGCCTGGTTGTGACTGACACAACGCCGCTGATCGCACTGGCGCTGATTGGGAAATTGAGCCTCCTGAGCGATCTGTACGGCGAGGTGGCGGCGCCGCCAACTGTCTATGCCGAAGCCATCGCAGGCGCAGCAGGACGAATCGACGCTGCTGACATTCGCAATGCTTCCTGTGTACGGGTACAACCGCTCTCTGATCCACGACGCGCCGACGCGCTGGCAAACCTGGATCGCGGTGAAGCCGAAGCGATTGCGCTGGCTCAGGAAATCAACGCCGATCTGCTCATCATAGATGAGCGTCTGGGAAGGCGATCAGCCCGGCATCTGGGACTGACTATCACCGGCACAGTTGGCATTTTGCTCAAGTCCAAGGCGCTGGGCTACATAGAGACCGTGCATCCGCTTCTGACCATGTTACAACAACGTGGCATCTATCTTGGCGATGCACTGGTGCGCCGCGCACTGGAGATCGCCGGAGAGTGA
- a CDS encoding ABC transporter ATP-binding protein translates to MIAGQTMSSPDIQRLAARTDVALEVQNAVKRFGRETAQQQPFWKRSARKPPETTVAVDHISLTVQRGEIFGLLGANGSGKSTLIRLISTLLVPDGGEIRVFGYDVQREERTVRRLINRVSVEASFFKKLSALENLMYAARLYDLPGVYARRRSVEILRSLGLSEKRLYEPLEHMSRGMQQKVAIARGLLTSPVLLLLDEPTTGLDPRSKHDVQRFILRMRAEHDTTVFLTTHDMDEADRLCDRIAIIDDGRIVALDTPQGLKDAIGARNGKNGSTTMEDVFMALTGKSLDDDFESADDFESEYGNEATGGSNGAR, encoded by the coding sequence GTGATTGCAGGACAAACAATGTCGTCGCCGGATATTCAGCGCCTCGCAGCGCGCACCGATGTCGCGCTCGAAGTGCAGAATGCGGTGAAACGCTTCGGGCGCGAAACGGCGCAGCAACAACCGTTCTGGAAACGGAGCGCGCGCAAACCGCCGGAGACGACCGTGGCGGTGGACCATATCTCGCTCACGGTGCAACGCGGCGAGATTTTCGGCTTGCTCGGTGCGAATGGGTCTGGTAAATCGACTCTCATCCGGTTGATCTCGACGCTGCTCGTCCCCGACGGCGGCGAGATCCGCGTCTTCGGGTACGATGTGCAGCGTGAAGAACGCACGGTGCGCCGGTTGATCAATCGAGTCAGCGTCGAAGCGTCGTTCTTCAAGAAACTGTCGGCGCTGGAGAACCTGATGTACGCGGCGCGCCTCTACGACCTGCCCGGCGTCTATGCGCGTCGGCGCTCGGTCGAGATTCTGCGCAGCCTTGGTTTGAGCGAAAAGCGCCTCTACGAACCGCTGGAGCACATGTCGCGCGGCATGCAGCAGAAGGTCGCCATTGCGCGCGGTCTGCTCACCTCGCCGGTGCTGCTGCTGCTCGACGAACCGACCACCGGTCTCGACCCGCGCTCGAAGCACGATGTGCAACGCTTCATCCTGCGCATGCGCGCGGAACACGATACCACCGTGTTTCTCACCACGCACGACATGGACGAAGCCGACCGTTTGTGCGACCGGATTGCGATTATCGATGACGGGCGGATCGTGGCGCTCGATACGCCGCAGGGCTTGAAGGACGCAATCGGCGCCCGCAACGGCAAAAATGGTTCCACAACAATGGAGGATGTGTTCATGGCGCTGACCGGCAAGAGTCTCGATGACGATTTTGAGTCTGCGGACGATTTTGAGAGCGAGTATGGGAACGAAGCGACAGGCGGCAGCAACGGCGCACGATGA
- the rsgA gene encoding ribosome small subunit-dependent GTPase A: MGTKRQAAATAHDECLETGRLIGRVLRAQSGFFRVETEQGIVMCTLRGRLKKERQSTDLAVIGDLVEVTPTMPGHGVIEAVLPRRTKLARRAPASKGVWKEDVLAANLDQALLVFSCASPEFSPRMLDRYLVLTETSDLDAVIVANKVDLVGEKEARRLFAPYERLEYPVLYTSAVTGLGINALRERLAGRISIVTGRSGVGKSSLFNVVQPGLGLKVGSVSAALNKGRHTTRVAELIPLDLPGGGYLADTPGIRELGLWRFPKDELARCFREFRPYLGECYFAGCTHIHEPDCAVRAALARGEITPERYDSYVRLFEGE, from the coding sequence ATGGGAACGAAGCGACAGGCGGCAGCAACGGCGCACGATGAGTGCCTGGAGACCGGACGATTGATCGGGAGGGTGCTGCGCGCACAGAGCGGCTTCTTTCGAGTCGAGACGGAGCAGGGCATCGTGATGTGTACACTGCGCGGTCGCCTGAAGAAAGAGCGGCAATCCACCGATCTCGCCGTCATCGGCGACCTCGTCGAAGTCACGCCGACGATGCCGGGTCATGGGGTCATCGAGGCGGTGCTGCCGCGCCGCACGAAACTAGCGCGGCGCGCTCCTGCCTCGAAAGGGGTCTGGAAGGAGGACGTGCTGGCGGCGAACCTCGATCAGGCGCTGCTCGTCTTTTCCTGCGCCAGTCCAGAGTTCTCGCCGCGCATGCTCGACCGCTATCTGGTGCTGACCGAAACGAGCGACCTGGACGCCGTGATCGTCGCCAACAAGGTCGATCTCGTGGGTGAGAAGGAAGCCCGCCGCCTGTTCGCGCCATATGAGCGCCTGGAGTACCCGGTGCTCTACACCAGCGCGGTGACCGGTTTGGGCATTAATGCCTTGCGGGAGCGGCTCGCAGGTCGCATCAGCATTGTCACCGGACGGTCGGGGGTTGGGAAGAGCAGCCTGTTCAACGTTGTGCAGCCAGGGTTAGGGTTGAAGGTCGGGTCTGTCAGTGCTGCGCTGAACAAAGGGCGGCACACGACGCGCGTGGCGGAACTGATCCCGCTCGATCTGCCGGGCGGCGGGTACCTGGCGGATACGCCGGGCATCCGCGAATTGGGGCTGTGGCGTTTCCCCAAAGACGAACTGGCGCGCTGCTTCCGCGAGTTTCGCCCGTACCTGGGAGAGTGCTACTTCGCTGGATGCACCCACATCCACGAGCCGGACTGCGCGGTGCGCGCGGCGCTAGCGCGCGGTGAGATTACCCCGGAGCGCTACGACAGTTATGTGCGCTTGTTCGAGGGCGAGTGA
- a CDS encoding GNAT family N-acetyltransferase: METNQTDGGRRPEVVPGDRIFLSVLQRSDLLLFARWFSDLELTLYVGQPGMANTLEQEEEWYERAARQRDAKTFAIIVRDGQQMIGTVSLTDIDQRRQRAALGIAIGDKGAWNKGYGSEAVRLMCAYGFAFLNLYTVYLWVLGYNLRAHQAYLKSGFREVGRLRGGILFDGRRYEDILMEITRDEFGPSNLTHLIQQIAS, translated from the coding sequence ATGGAGACAAACCAAACCGATGGCGGCCGCCGCCCCGAAGTCGTTCCGGGTGACCGAATCTTCCTCAGCGTGCTGCAACGCAGCGATCTGCTCCTCTTCGCGCGCTGGTTCAGCGACCTGGAACTGACCTTGTACGTGGGACAGCCAGGCATGGCAAACACGCTGGAGCAGGAAGAGGAGTGGTATGAGCGTGCCGCGCGCCAACGCGACGCCAAAACATTTGCGATCATTGTGCGCGATGGTCAGCAGATGATCGGCACGGTCAGCCTGACCGACATCGACCAGCGCCGCCAGCGCGCCGCATTGGGGATCGCCATTGGCGACAAAGGCGCCTGGAACAAAGGGTATGGGAGCGAGGCGGTTCGGCTGATGTGCGCCTACGGGTTCGCCTTCCTGAACCTCTACACGGTCTACTTGTGGGTTCTGGGATACAACCTGCGCGCGCATCAGGCGTATCTCAAGTCCGGGTTTCGTGAGGTGGGTCGGCTGCGCGGCGGCATCCTCTTCGACGGTCGGCGCTACGAGGACATCTTGATGGAAATTACCCGTGATGAGTTTGGTCCATCAAACCTGACTCATCTGATTCAGCAGATAGCGAGTTGA